GCGCCTCGCCATCGAAGCCAAGATCATCGAGCACCTCGGCCTGCACCCCGAAAAAATCCCCCAGGGAGCCGCCTCCGCGGACGACGACGACGAATAGGATCATGTGGGGGGAAGGGGAAAGAACTTTTTGAGGAAAAGTTCTTTCCCCTTCCCCCCACGCCCCCCATCCCCTTTCTCCAAACCTTTTTATTTGGGAGTGAGGGGAGTATTGTGTACAACACAAACCGAGAGCAACAAGCAACGAAGCCGTTATATGTTGCCGCAAGCGCCATCCACCCCGACGGGGTGCAGGGGGGCATCCCCTGCCAAGAAAGGATTCTTTCATGTTGACAGCCAATGACATCCGCCGCAAGTTCATCAAATTTTTCAAGGACAACAGCCATGAGGCCGTGCGGTCCTCGTCGCTCATCCCGAAGGACGACCCCACCCTGCTTTTCACCAACGCGGGGATGGTCCAGTTCAAAAGCATCTTCCAGGGCCTGGAAACACGGCCCTATACCCGGGCCGTGACCGCGCAGAAATGCCTGCGTGTGGGCGGCAAGCACAACGACCTGGAAAACGTGGGCAGAACCGCCCGGCACCACACGTTCTTTGAAATGATGGGCAACTTTTCCTTCGGCGACTACTTTAAAAAAGACGCCATCCGCCTGGCCTGGGACTTTGTGACCAAAGAGCTGGAGTTGGACAAAAGCCGCCTCTGGGTGACGGTCTTTGAGGAAGACGACGAAGCGGCCAAACTGTGGGAAGACATAGCCGGGGTCGCGCCGGAGCGCATCTTGCGCATCGGCGAGAAGGACAACTTCTGGTCCATGGGCGATACCGGCCCCTGCGGCCCCTGCTCGGAAATTTTCGTGGACCAGGGCGCGGACATGGCCTGCGGCCCCAACTGTGGCATCGGCACCTGCGATTGCGACCGGTTCCTGGAAATCTGGAACCTGGTTTTCATGCAGTTCAACCAGATCGAGCCGGGAAAACGCGAAAAACTGCCCAAGCCGAGCATCGACACGGGCATGGGCCTCGAACGCACGGCGGCCATCTGCCAGGGCAAACGCTCCAACTTTGACTGCGACCTGTTCCAGGACCTCATCGCGTACATCGCGGACCTCGCGGGCGTGCAATATTCCTTCAGCGACCCGGATACCAACGATACGGATACCGCGCTGCGCGTCATCGCGGACCATTCCCGCGCCATCGCCTTCATGGTGGCGGACGGCATCATGCCCTCCAACGAGGGGCGCGGCTACGTCCTGCGCCGCCTCATCCGCCGGGCGTACCGCTTCGGCAGGCTTATCGGCATGCGCGGCGCGTTTTTGTGCAAGACGGCGGTCAAGGTCGTGGACATCATGGGAACGGACTACCCCGAGTTGGTGGAATCAAAGGATTTCATCGCCCGCCTGGTGCGCGAGGAAGAGGACCGTTTCGACAAGACCCTGGACAAGGGCCTTGCCCTGCTCGAGCAGGAGTTGGCAACCCTTGCCGCGGGCGGCGGGCTTTCCGGGGATGTGGCCTTCCGGTTGTACGATACCTACGGCTTTCCCCTGGACATCATCAACGACGTGGCTGAAAAACGCGGGTTTACCGTGGACGAGGCCGGTTTCAACGCGGCCATGAAAGAGCAGAAACAGCGCGCCAAGGCCGCCTGGAAAGGCTCAGGGGAAGCGGATATCGCCGGGCGGTTCGTTTCCCTGCTTGAGGAAGGCTTGCATGCGGAATTTTCCGGCTACGCATCTTTGAAGGACGCAAGCCGCATCACGGCCCTGGTCGGCGCGGACGGCGAGCGCGTGGATACCCTGGCCGCCGGCGCGAAAGGCTATGTTGTCACCGGCCGCACGCCGTTCTACGGCGCTTCCGGCGGGCAGGCCGGGGATACCGGCGAAATCGCCACCCCCACCGGCAAGGCGACCGTGACGGACACGCTCAAACCCCTGCCCGCCCTGACGGTCATGGCCGTTACCGTCACCTCCGGCTCCCTGCATCTGGACAGCGAAGCATCGCTCGCCGTGACGGAAGGCGAACGCATGGCCTCCGCCCGCAACCACACCGCCACCCACCTGCTGCACGCGGCCCTGCGCGAAGTGCTGGGGAGTCATGTGCACCAGGCGGGCTCCCTGGTCGCGCCGGACCGGTTGCGCTTCGACTTCACCCACATGGCGGCCATGAGCGGCGAGGAACTCGCGGCAGTGGAAGACAAGGTCAACGCGGCCATCATGGCGGACATTTCCCTTGAGGCCGCTGAAATGAGTTATGACGAGGCCATAGGCAAAGGCGCCATGGCGCTCTTCGGCGAAAAATACGGCGACGTGGTCCGCGTGGTCTGCGTGCCGGGCGAATCCACGGAACTGTGCGGCGGCACCCACCTTGACCGCACGGGACAGGCGGGCCTGTTCACGATCATCAGCGAATCCGGCATCGCGGCGGGCACACGCCGCATCGAAGCGGCCACCGGCTGGAACGCCCTGGCCATCTCCCGCGCGCAACGGGCCGAATTGCAGACCGTGGGCACTGTGCTGAAAGCCAGGCCCGGCGAAATCGCGGACAAGGTCGCGGCCTTGCAGAACGACATCCGCGCCATGAAGAAAGACCTGGAAAAGGCCGCCTCCCGCGCGGCTTCCGGCCAGGGTAAAAACCTCATGGATTCCGTGGAGACGATAAACGGCATGAAAGTGCTGGCGGCCCGCTCCGGCGCGCCGACGATCAAGGCCCTGCGGGAGACCATGGATGACGTGCGCTCGAAAATGCCCTCGGGCATCGCCTGCCTGACGGCCGAGGAAGACGGGAAGGTCAGTTTGATTATCGCCGTTTCCAAGGACCTGCAGGACAAGTTTACCGCGCCCGCGCTCATCAAGCAGGTTGCGGGAAAAATCGGCGGTTCCGGCGGCGGCAGGCCCGACATGGCCCAGGCCGGCGGCAACGCCCCCTCCGGCATAGACGCGGCCTTTGCCGAACTGAGAACCATACTCCAGGGGTGATCTGAACCCCGGAACGCCAAGCCCCGCGCGCCGGAACATACCGGCGCGCGGGGCTATTTGTTAGCATAGCCTAGGCCGCGTCTTCGGCTGTATCGGGTGCGTCGGGCG
The DNA window shown above is from uncultured delta proteobacterium and carries:
- the alaS gene encoding alanyl-tRNA synthetase (Evidence 2a : Function of homologous gene experimentally demonstrated in an other organism; PubMedId : 1712632, 6256345, 7005898, 7025207, 8393005, 8604133; Product type e : enzyme), coding for MLTANDIRRKFIKFFKDNSHEAVRSSSLIPKDDPTLLFTNAGMVQFKSIFQGLETRPYTRAVTAQKCLRVGGKHNDLENVGRTARHHTFFEMMGNFSFGDYFKKDAIRLAWDFVTKELELDKSRLWVTVFEEDDEAAKLWEDIAGVAPERILRIGEKDNFWSMGDTGPCGPCSEIFVDQGADMACGPNCGIGTCDCDRFLEIWNLVFMQFNQIEPGKREKLPKPSIDTGMGLERTAAICQGKRSNFDCDLFQDLIAYIADLAGVQYSFSDPDTNDTDTALRVIADHSRAIAFMVADGIMPSNEGRGYVLRRLIRRAYRFGRLIGMRGAFLCKTAVKVVDIMGTDYPELVESKDFIARLVREEEDRFDKTLDKGLALLEQELATLAAGGGLSGDVAFRLYDTYGFPLDIINDVAEKRGFTVDEAGFNAAMKEQKQRAKAAWKGSGEADIAGRFVSLLEEGLHAEFSGYASLKDASRITALVGADGERVDTLAAGAKGYVVTGRTPFYGASGGQAGDTGEIATPTGKATVTDTLKPLPALTVMAVTVTSGSLHLDSEASLAVTEGERMASARNHTATHLLHAALREVLGSHVHQAGSLVAPDRLRFDFTHMAAMSGEELAAVEDKVNAAIMADISLEAAEMSYDEAIGKGAMALFGEKYGDVVRVVCVPGESTELCGGTHLDRTGQAGLFTIISESGIAAGTRRIEAATGWNALAISRAQRAELQTVGTVLKARPGEIADKVAALQNDIRAMKKDLEKAASRAASGQGKNLMDSVETINGMKVLAARSGAPTIKALRETMDDVRSKMPSGIACLTAEEDGKVSLIIAVSKDLQDKFTAPALIKQVAGKIGGSGGGRPDMAQAGGNAPSGIDAAFAELRTILQG